The genomic window TTATCAGAGTTCTATATCTGTTGGCAAGAAGGAGTAGAAGAACAACAATTCTGTATCTCAACTCAGGGAATTGGTCAAGATACGTTTGTTTTCCCTTAATTTTTTGAGCAGTTGTTGGCTTATTAGGTAGCAATTTTTAGATCCAGTAATGAGAAGTCCTTCTCTTTTGTGAGACAAACTCTGGGCTGCTCCATTAGtcaagaggtcccttccaacctcagagTTTCTATCAAATTCCACTTTTGATACGGCTTTTATATATAGTATTTGCAGgcaatgtcaaaaaaaaacaaaacaaaaaaaaaaaaaacatgcaaacagaAGGCATATGATGAATGTGTTAATAGACCATACTAACTGAGGTTAAGGTAGGCTTCTGGTTAAAGCACTATCCTTCTATGGTATAAACTACTTCTCTGAACACAAGATTTTTTGGGAGTTGAATATTTTTACTCACAGCTAGGGTATTTTCAGACCTGTTTTAAGTCTTTGTGTGGATTTCCATACCTAGCATGCCCAATATGTAGTctaattcttcttttcccagGGCTGCTTATCCTAAGGATGATAGCTTTAAGTCTTGcgtaataaaaagtaattaaatcaATTGCAAAGACTGAATGCTTTATTTTGGCACACAAACCCACTTCTAGTGAAATCTTGTATTCTTCATTTGATAGGATATGCCAGAGTGTTGATGCTATTTATACACTTCTAAACTATGCTTCTTAAATTGCAAACTGACTTCACATCACTAGTGTAATATACTCGTAGTGTTGGTGATACATATAGAAACTATAAATGGTATACTCAGTTTTGAATATTCATGCAGTCTTTTATCcaaatgttctgaaaatgttcttgtttttttttttgcttgaatCTAGTAATTCCATTTGTTCTGCTACAGTTTATATAAATTTCAGAAGAATCTGCATGAAGATGACTGATAGCAAAAATAGTGCTAGATATAGTTATTGTAGTAGAAGGTAAGATTCCATGTCAGAACCTCAAAGGCGTTTTTGTGACTACTTGATAGATCTGCCTATCTTAACCTGCTAACTTCTAATTGTTTCTGTCATAAATGGTGATAATACAGTTCTTGCATCTTTTCCCACAACCTgataaacagcaaaatatttttgtagcttttatttcctccagattattaaatacatgtatttctctaAATTTCATGCTACCTTCAGTTTTATCTCAGTTGAGGTTGCAACCTGTTAAATATATAGAACTTATGCATATAAAAGAAAtcttatttggaaaaatattaatgtttatcTTGGAGTCTGTTCCATCAGATTTCCCTACACTGCAACAGTAGCAAGGAGAAGGTAGAACACCAAATGTtgaattgcatttttgtttagTGTGCAGGCTGACTCTGTGTGCACTAATGTGAAATAATATCCCTGTGTACAGTGCATTTCTGTGTACTGTACATGTTTATATGACAGCGGgtgaaaatgctgcagaattattttccttacaCTATTTAGTTTGTTGTAGCTGTACTTCAGATCAGTTTGTTGAAGAACTTCTTACTACCTtctacatgtgtttttttttcataggacCTAGACAGCAAACTACACAAAGCTGGAAATGAAACCTTTGtacaagaaatgaaacaagatgATTCAAAAGAGGTTAGCTAAATACTGCTTTACTTTTTCATCATCACACAAGAAATACTAAATAATAACATTAATCAGTTGTCATCTGAAAACTGACAGAGGTTAGAATTCATCGTTAACGTGAGATTGTTCATCTAAAGTGTAAATATCAAGCTAagcattctgaaaacaaatttaagatTCATTAGTGATAAATTGTGTGGTTTACAGGATTGTATGTATCAGTGTGTGAGAGCTTGGAGGGTTGAACAGCTTTTGAGACAGAACCAGCTGTCTCAAACTAAGTTAGAGGAGTGGAAATTATTCACTTTTATCTTTCAGATATGCCTATTTCTGCACCTAGGTTTTAATCTCCAGAATTTTTAAGCAAAACGTATTTTGAATGCAAAGCAACTCTTCAATGGAAGGATTTTTGTGGGTATTGTACAGACCAACTGGTAAGTGTTCTCCAGGAGTGCCTGCTGTTTAAACAGtagaatttcttttttcatttctttagatTATTGACAGTATTATAGAAGAAAGCCAGAAGGCACAGCAGCTAGAGGATGATGATTCCTTAGGTACTAGAGGAAAAGGACTGAGTGTTCCAACTTCAGATACAAATACTTGGATTGCTGGAGCAGGTATCATTAGTAATATTCCAGAAGTATTAGCAGCTAAAATACCATTACAAGAAGATCCAAGTGAACCAATGTGTCAGAGTGTGGGTAAGGACACTGACCTGAAGGCTGGGAAGCTTTTGTTTACTTCTGAGGAACAGGAAATTGATAAGCTAACAGAAGTAACAAATATGACTGAccataaaatgaatgaaactgaagcacaagaagaaacatcaaaaaatgAGGACataacagagaagaaagaggcaAACGCTTTAGAGCAAGTGGCTTCAGATTTATCTACCAAAGACCTTCATACAACAGAAGAAATGCCTCCAGCAAAACCTCCAAGGCAGCTTACTGTAGAACCTGATATAGTTGCTAGCACAAAGAAGCCTGTTCCAGCACGACCACCACCTCCAACAAATGTTCCCCCACCAAGACCACCACCACCTGCACGGCCAGCTCCACCACCCcggaaaaaaaagagtgaacTGGATTTTGAAGTGCAAAAACCTGTTTTAGAAGGCAAGTATTCAATTTAAATGGCTTTAGGTGTCTACATGGttactgtttttgtgttttgagtGGAGAATCATTTAATCTTGTGATTTCAGTTTAATTGACctgtaaaaagaggaaaaagtcttTTAACAATCTTAGCTTCTTACAATGTAAAAATACCCTTTTGCATTACAAATGTTCCTAATTCATGGACTTTCTTGCGTACAGACACATTTTACCAAAATAGCTACTTTTGCCACAGtaatgcagaaacaaaacaaaacaaacaaaaaaaacacgtGATACAATTGCAGAAGTATCTTACAATAAAGTATCTGCAATCTGTATTAGCATAGAAATACAAGTCAAGGTGTAATCTGAGGCTTCATGAAAAAGAGTAGTTCTAGGTTACTAGAAAAATGatcaaaaggggaaaaaaaaggtttcttaaTAAAATTTAAGAGAACTAGGTGTGAAACCATGCTTATGCATCCAGCTACGTATGAAATATGTAAGTGATGAGACACCTATAGTGGTGGTtggtataaaaacaaacaaaaacttgccAGAAAGGGTGCTTGGGAGTTAAACTATTATGCTAGGACTCCCGTAAACTGTGTAGCCTGTCCATGGCTAGTTTTATGCTCTTCTTCCTGATATGAATCTCTTTCCAGTTCCTCGAGAGAATTTCACAGCTGGTGGTCTTTTAACTCCAGCTACAGCAACAGAAGGCATGCCCAAGGATTCTCAGCCGTCTTTGGATTTGGCAAGTGCAACTAGTGGAGATAAAATAGTCACTGCACAGGTATTGGGAAGTGGTTCTGAGACTGAGAATaactaatattttctttgattctgttGTTATACTAGAGATTATGTATTCTATATTTGCAACGTTTcaggaaaatgggaaagcaGCTGATGGTCAAACAACAAATGAAGTACTTGGACCACAAAGACCGAGGTCTAATTCTGGAAGAGAGCTCACAGATGAGGTAGTAATAAATGTGGTCTATACATAGTACTTTTCTGTGCTTGCGATTTCCTGTCTGAGTTAAATGGTATAGTCACATCACTCTTGCCTTCTGACCCACTGTATGCTGTGACTAAAGGCTCAAGTAGAAGGGACAACATGCTGACTTTGTCCACATAAAGACTTCATAGTTCCTGAGTCATTTGGGGTATTAGTGTTTGAAAGCATGAGGTGTAATAGATATGGGATGATACGAGTCTGTGCTTGTAGCTGTACAAACATAGTACAAGATTCAACATAAGGGAACACCAGGaaacttggtatttttttcacGCATAGGAGAAAGGAAGCAGTCAGCAATAAGAGAATGACCTTCCTAATATTAAGAAATAGTTTGTTCAGTTTATAAACTGCAATAATCCTAGTGATGTTATCAAACTGTTGCCAGTTTCTATTGGTGTATGTTTGTGGGTGGTTTATTACTGCTGAACAGGTATACTCATGCTccaaaaaaacactttactCTTGTGTTCTGCTTGCTAGGTTTAAATACTCTTTCTCTGTAGGTAAAGGTTCTTCGACTAAATCTAAACTACAGCTGCTAGAATATCTAAAAGGGTattcaaaatcttttaattaCATATTAGCATGGAAGGTGTCAGGCAGTGTCTGATGTCAGTATAGCTTCACTTCTGATCTATGAAACTGAAGCTTGTGACGACATGTAATTGTTTCACTACATGTAGTGGTTGATAGCACTTGCACTAACATGCCAAAGGCAAATTTAGCTTGAACTTTCTTCAGAAAGTATAATGAATTAGAGAATCATTCTGTAATATAATGTGTAAGACCAgatgatttctgttttgctctaGGTTTTGGAGCCTAATCAACTCATCTTGACTTCACaccttattttttccatagGAAATTCTAGCAAGTGTAATGATAAAAAACCTTGATACAGGTGAAGAAATACCCCTGAGTTTGGCAGAAGAAAAGTTGCCAACAGGCATTAATCCCCTCACTTTGCATATCATGAGGAGAACTAAGGAATATGTCAGGTATGAATGATGATAGCTTTCAGCTCTTTATAATACTGTTGCTCTCATTGTTTTTGCATGCATGGGGACTCTTCTTATGCAATTAAGATCCCTGATCAATCTGTCTCTAATTTGCACGTTCAATTCCCAGCTCTTTATGAACTAGCTTATTTATTGAGGCAACAGAATTGTTTATTGAATTATTCTAATTTAACTAAAAGTTGATGGTAGTACTGGAATGTGCACCTCTCAGGGAAGTATCTCTGAAAATCCAACTGAACTGCAGTTAGCACTAAATGTGCTAAATATTATCGTTTCCCTTATGAATTAAAGTACTTGAATACAAACAGTAATTATTATGCTCGTGCTACCTCCTCCTTTTAagcttttcagtgtttaatttaGTAGAATGTGGTGCTGTGAGATCTGTGATCATTACAGCTGACTACATGGGGGTTTTCCTTTTCTCGGCAGAGCATTAGGCCCTTCTGATGCTTAAAACTGATTCTATTTGTAaaacttggtttaaaaaaaatatctagacTGACATGCTTTCCTGATTTTCATCATCAAGAAACcggatttttttcctaatgcctAAAAATAAGTGCATTATAAATtagataatttcttttttctttttttttttttccattgctctgTTATTGAAAAGCTCACTTCTATGAAACTATCTTTGGTACCTAGGGAATATATGCAGTTTTAGTATCAAGATTCCTAACAATTGAAAGATCTGTTTTATCACTTGGTTAACATTGTGTCCGTATATTTCTGATATGTGATGTGAAAGAATGAAGTGGAATCCTAAAGTTCCTACTTCATTGATAGTAGGATCCTAAAGATCCTACTTTGTTGATGTTTCAGTCAGTTTAGATTTAGCATGATTTTATACTAAACAACAATCACTTCTGTGTTTCCTAGTAATGATGCAGCCCAGTCTGACGATGAAGACAAAATACAGACGCAGCAAACAGACACTGATGGAGGGAGGTTAAAGCAGAAAACGTAAGATATTGTTTCATGTCCCTACGAAGAAATGTCAGATTTCATTTTAGTAACCTGAAGTTCCCCTTCTCACTTCTGAACAAGTTCACTTTTAGGTACAAGTGATACCTGAAACTACGTAAGCCCATTGTTCTGCAGTTAAATTAAAGGTTACATGACTGCTGGCaaattaaatgcttatttttagaagcaataatggaaaacagtaatactgcatttcaaaacaaagttattGATTCATAATAGGGGAAAATAAGAATTTGCCAGTATTATGTGTTGAAAAAGTTTCCTTGCTTTTTAAGGACCCAGCTGAAAAAATTCCTCGGCAAATCTGTAAAGCGAGCAAAGCACCTTGCTGAAGAATATGGCGAACGCGCTGTAAATAAAGTCAAGAGTGTTCGAGATGAAGGTCAGTGACACTGTTTCCATGCCCCGCAAATAAGTCTGTTTATCCTCACGCCTCTTGAAATCGAAGCTGGCTGAGGGGCATTTACCACTGTATGCTACCACTGTACAGTTGATAATGATGTGGCTTCTTAAAGTTTGTAGCTGAGTAGGCATTTTGAGAATATCAGGCTACGAGAATGAATTCTTGTATAGTAGCTGGTGAATGACCTTTTTGGCTAAATCagttaaatactgtatttttttatgctgttaGAAAGCTGTCTGGatatgaaaacaaactttttgaGAAGTTATTCCAGCAAAGTAAGAAGTTGGGATTGTCTTCACTGCTTTAATGAAATCAGATAGTTTTCTGACAGTCAATTCCATATTCTCATAAAAGCAGAGCTCCTATTAGTTTTCCTAGCTACAACTGAATTCTCCCTTTGtttcaccattattttttttcaggcatatATGATACTTCAGTAAGCCAGTCTAACCATAGCCTGAGATAAGTGCTATAGAATTGCTGTGCTTTAGAATTCTATGTTACCGCTGACTGTTTGCCCCACCTGTTTTTGCAATTCTTATGCTTCACAGTCAAACCACCTGGCCATTTCAGCACATAGAAACCAATACAATTAAATGGATGATTTTCAGCATGCATTAAATTGACAGAAATTGCTAACCACAGGATGTGCTGAATGCAAAACTTGTTGCAAGAAACAGGGCAGAACAAAAAATGATGGCAATTACTTCTAGTGTTGACTGTTTGGATATACTGTAACGTAAAATCAGCGTAAATGTGTTTTTAGACCTTGATGCAACAgtacttttgttttgctttaagatCTTAAAATTGCTTATCAAAAGTTGCTAATTCAAGACTGATTTGCTACCAAAATGTTTTGGCACAAATTCTTTCTAATAGAAAAAATGTATGCTGCAATATGTACTTCCAAATTTGTGTTCCTCTTAGTCTTCCATACAGATCAAGATGATCCTTCTTCCAGCGATGATGAAGGGATGCCATATACAAGACCAGTTAAGTTCAA from Aythya fuligula isolate bAytFul2 chromosome 13, bAytFul2.pri, whole genome shotgun sequence includes these protein-coding regions:
- the WDR44 gene encoding WD repeat-containing protein 44 isoform X3 — encoded protein: MKQDDSKEIIDSIIEESQKAQQLEDDDSLGTRGKGLSVPTSDTNTWIAGAGIISNIPEVLAAKIPLQEDPSEPMCQSVGKDTDLKAGKLLFTSEEQEIDKLTEVTNMTDHKMNETEAQEETSKNEDITEKKEANALEQVASDLSTKDLHTTEEMPPAKPPRQLTVEPDIVASTKKPVPARPPPPTNVPPPRPPPPARPAPPPRKKKSELDFEVQKPVLEVPRENFTAGGLLTPATATEGMPKDSQPSLDLASATSGDKIVTAQENGKAADGQTTNEVLGPQRPRSNSGRELTDEEILASVMIKNLDTGEEIPLSLAEEKLPTGINPLTLHIMRRTKEYVSNDAAQSDDEDKIQTQQTDTDGGRLKQKTTQLKKFLGKSVKRAKHLAEEYGERAVNKVKSVRDEVFHTDQDDPSSSDDEGMPYTRPVKFKAAHGFKGPYDFEQIKVVQDLSGEHMGAVWTMKFSHCGRLLASAGQDNVVRIWVLKNAFDYFNNMRMKYNTEGRVSPSPSQESLNSSKSDTDAGICSGVDEDPDDKNAPFRQRPFCKYKGHTADLLDLSWSKNYFLLSSSMDKTVRLWHISRRECLCCFQHIDFVTAIAFHPRDDRYFLSGSLDGKLRLWNIPDKKVALWNEVDGQTKLITAANFCQNGKYAVIGTYDGRCIFYDTEHLKYHTQIHVRSTRGRNRVGRKITGIEPLPGENKILVTSNDSRIRLYDLRDLSLSMKYKGYVNSSSQIKASFSHDFTYIVSGSEDKYVYIWSTYHDLSKFTSVRRDRNDFWEGIKAHNAVVTSAIFAPNPGLMVSLETSDKQEAESKGEDSETADTIPSGALKMDHTEVLLSADFTGAIKVFINKKKYVS